ATATCGACGATTGCATCATCATCAATGGCGGTATTCGCTTCCGAGGCTACCGGAGCGAGTCGGTCGATCTGCGTCCGTCCGGATCGGTGCGGCAGGTCACCTTCTGGCGGCCGCACGATTACGCGGTCCGCCTGCAGGTCGAGAACCCGGACGTCGTCGTCGAACGAAACCTGATCGTGGATGCCGTGAACACGGGATCGGACTTCCTCTACCTGACTGGCATCCCCTCGGAGTGGCTGCCGACCGGCGCGAGCATCGCATCGGGGCTCGGGGCGTCGGGAATCCGCGAGAACTGGAGCTTTCACGCGGACTCGGCGGCCAACGCGAATCCCCTCTCCCACTTCTCTTTTCTGTGCCCGTAGGGGTGATTCGAGCCTCAAGGCTGGCCGGGGGCCGAGCTTCCGCCCTACGACAACGTGATCGGGGTCGATCCTCTTCTCACGGATCCCGAGGGGGGGCGACTTTCGCCCGCAACCGGGATCGCCGGCCGCGGGATACGGCTGCAGGACGTTTCCCGAGACTCCGCACCGCGCACGGCGCGAGGCGGTCTTTTCATCGTATCCGGTCCCCGTCGACCGGGCCGGCCGCGGCGGTCTTCCGTTCGAGGCGCGCGCGCTCGACGTGTCCGGGCCGATCGAGACGAACACCGTCTGGAGCGCCGACATGGTGCGCGTTCAAGGAGACATCGAGGTGGCGGACGGCGTCACTCTCGCCGTTTCTCCCGGCGTGCGCGTGGAGTTCCAGGGCTACTTCTCGCTGACCGTGCGCGGACGGCTGCTGGCGCTCGGCGAGCCCGAAGCGCGCATCGAGTTCACGAGCTCCGACCCCGACTCTTTCGCCGCGGACTCCACCCTTGCCGGGGCGTGGGCCGGCATCCGCTTCCCATTTACTTCGGAAATCAACCAATGTTCCGAGTTGAAATACTGCGTGATCGAGTATGCCAAGAACGCCGGCGACTCCTTGCGCGGCGGCGCTCTGCGAGTGAACGGCTTTTCCAAGCTCCGCGTGGAGAACTCGGTTCTGCGCCGCAACGTCGCCGATTTCGGGGGCGCTTTCGCCTTCACGCACTTCGCTTCGCCCGAGATCACGGGCTGCCTCATCGTCGAGAACGTCGCCTTCATCGGGGGTTCGGCCGTCCATTGCCTCGACGCCTACCCGCGGCTCGCCGCTTGCACGATCGTGGCGAACGAGGACCGGAACTCGGAGATGTTCGATCCGGCCGCCGCGATCTACGCGCACCTCTCGAAGCCCCGAATCACCGGGAGCATCCTCCGGGAAAATCCGTCCAACTACTTCGAGCCGACGCAGATCTTGTACGGGAAGAACTGGTACACGACGTGGAGCGACATCGGCGGCGGCTGGCCGGGCGGGGGGAACATCGATGAGGATCCGCTCTTCGTCGGCGAGGCGCCGCATCCCTTTGCGCTTCAAACGATGTCGCCCTGCGTGAACGCGGGACCGCCCGACAGCGCGGGCCTCGGTCTTCCCGCGAGGGATCTGGGCGGAACTCCCCGCTTTCTCGATGGACGGATCGACATGGGCGCCTACGAAGGCGATCCGCAGGCGACCGGGGTCGGGCTCGCCGTCGGCCCATTCCGACTCGAGCCCAACCTCCCCAATCCCTTCGCCTCGGCGACGTCGATTCGCTTTCGCTTGGCGGAGAGCCGTTCCGTTCGTGTCGACGTCTGCGACGCGGCCGGACGCCGGGTCGCGCGGCTCGCGGACGGAGTTCGCGGTCCCGGTCTCCACGAGGTCGCCTGGAACGGGACGCACGATCGCGGCCGGCCCCTTCCGAGCGGCGTCTACTTCGCGCGGCTGGACGCGGGGCCGGTGAGCGGTTCGCGGAAACTGATCCTCTTGCGTCGATAACGTCGATCCGTCGGAAGCGTGCTTCTTGCGCCCCGGTCGGGAAAACACCGGTCGTGTTCCTGTCGGCCTGAGAAACCACCCGCCGGAGCGGTGATCCCCGCGCTATCCCGGCAGCCCGACCCCTTGCCAGCCGAGGAAGCCGGAAATGAGAACATTAATGCTCATGTCGACAACAGCCAATACATAAAGGACCGCCGAAATCTGGAAGACGGATCTCCGCGCCCTTCTCGTTTCGAGCACGAAGGCAAGAGCCCCGATGCCGATCGAGAGGACGAGGAGGGCGGTGTCGAGCATTGACCAGACCCGGTAGTGGAAACCGCCCGCGAGAGGAGAGGCGAGCAGGAAGAGGAACTGGATCACGAGGAATCCCTTGAGGCGGGTCATCTCCTCGGGGGAAGCCTCCTCGATAGAACCGCTTGGGGCCGCCTGTGGAAACCGGTTCTCGCTATGGTCTTCGGCGTCGTGCATGGGGTTCTCCCGCTCGGCTCTCGCACGGGCGCGGCCTCCGGACGGGAGCCGCGCGGGAACGATCCCGCGAGCCGAGTAGGGATCTCTCCCGAAGGCGAAACGCGCCGCGCCCGAAAACGTTCAAGCGAACGCTGCGGCCGACTAGATCGCTCCCTTCTCCTTGAGAGCCTTACGATCGGCCTCGCCGTATCCGAGCGAGCCGAGGATCTCCGCGGTATGCGCGGAGAGACGGGGCGGGGGCGCATCGACGCTCGCCGGCGTGCTTGAGAACTTGGCGGTGAGGTTGAAGAGCCGGATCTCGCCGATCTCGTCTTCCTTCACGCTGACGATCGACTCGCGGTGCCGGATCTGCGCGGAGTCGAGGGCGGCTCCCAGCGAAAGGATGTCTCCGGATGGAATCCCCTTCGCGTTCAGCGCCTCGACCCACTCGGCGGTTCCCTTTTCCGCGAGCCTCGCCTCAAGGAGCGGCGTGAGGAGCTTCCGGTTCGCCTTGCGCGTGTCGCGCTCCTGGAATCTGGGATCGGTCTTCAGCTCCGGAACGCCGAGGATGTCGGCGAGGTCCTCCCACTGCTTCTGCTGGTTGGCGGCGATGTTGATGTGGCCGTCCTTCGTGCGGAATGTGCCGGACGGGGCGGCGGTGAAGTTGTCGTTCCCCATCGGGACGGGGGGCTTTCCGCCGATGAGAAGATTCGCGGCGACCCATCCCATGAGAGGCATGATCGAATCGAGGAGCGCGATGTCGATGAACTGCCCCTCGCCGCTCCGCTCGCGATGGAAGAGCGCCGCCAGGATCGCGAAAGCGGCGTTCAGCCCGCCGACCGTGTCGCATACGGGGAAGCCTGAGCGGAGCGGGTGCAGGCGCTCGTCCCCATTCACGTCCATGACGCCGGAAAGCCCCTGCACGATCTGGTCGTAAGCGGGCTTGAACGCGTCCGGGCCTGTCTGTCCGAACCCGGAGATCGCGCAGTAGATCAGCTTCGGGTTCGTCTTGCGGAGCTCGCCGTAGGAGAACCCGAGCCGATCCATCACGCCGGGCCTGAAGTTCTCGACGAGCACGTCGGTCGTACGAATCAGCTTGCGGAAGACCTCCTTCGCCTCCTCGACCTTGAGGTTCAGCGTGATCGACTTCTTGTTCGCGTTCTGGGCGAGGAAGCTCGTCCCCATCAGCTTCTTGTTCAGCTCGGGCACGTTCCCAAGCTTGCGCGCGAGGTCTCCCCCGTCCGGGTTTTCGATCTTGATCACCTCGGCGCCGAGGAGCGCGAAGTGCATCGTGGCGAAGGGGCCCGCGAGCACGTTGGTCATGTCGACGACGCGGATGTTATTGAGAAGCTTCATGACGGATTATTCTCCCGCTTTCTTGAGATCGAGGAGGGATCCCGACTTCAGAATGAACCCAGGAAGTTCACGGTTGAAATACGTGCCGACCATTCGGGCGACGTCGAGGAGCTTGTCGAGCCGAATGTCGGTCCGGATGCCCATCCGCTGAAAGGAGTGGACGAGGTCCTCGCTGCTCACGTTCCCCGCCGGGAGCTTCGTGAACGGACATCCGCCGAGGCCGCCGAACGCGGACTCGAACGAGACGGCGCCGGCTCTCCACGCGGCGTAACAGTTCGCGAGGCCGAGCCCGTAGGTGTTGTGGAAGTGGCAGGCCGGCCGCGCCGCTGGGTCGAGGTCCCGGATCGCGCCGAACATCTCCTCGACTTGGATCGGGTGCGCGTGTCCCGCGGTGTCCGCG
This DNA window, taken from Candidatus Eisenbacteria bacterium, encodes the following:
- a CDS encoding CoA transferase, encoding MKLLNNIRVVDMTNVLAGPFATMHFALLGAEVIKIENPDGGDLARKLGNVPELNKKLMGTSFLAQNANKKSITLNLKVEEAKEVFRKLIRTTDVLVENFRPGVMDRLGFSYGELRKTNPKLIYCAISGFGQTGPDAFKPAYDQIVQGLSGVMDVNGDERLHPLRSGFPVCDTVGGLNAAFAILAALFHRERSGEGQFIDIALLDSIMPLMGWVAANLLIGGKPPVPMGNDNFTAAPSGTFRTKDGHINIAANQQKQWEDLADILGVPELKTDPRFQERDTRKANRKLLTPLLEARLAEKGTAEWVEALNAKGIPSGDILSLGAALDSAQIRHRESIVSVKEDEIGEIRLFNLTAKFSSTPASVDAPPPRLSAHTAEILGSLGYGEADRKALKEKGAI